A window from Triticum aestivum cultivar Chinese Spring chromosome 6D, IWGSC CS RefSeq v2.1, whole genome shotgun sequence encodes these proteins:
- the LOC123146353 gene encoding two-component response regulator ORR3 → MSSTNPPSATSHVALTRHPLEHGCGLSEWRSRCRGTDSTSLKNGLLQASAPSIPLCCLCPMSTTVQEPPHVLAVDDSLVDRVVISRLLRSSKYRVTTVDSGKKALEVLSLGHESVQLIITDYCMPEMTGYDLLKRVKESAELRGIPVVIMSSENSPSRIRRCLDEGAEEFLIKPVRPSDVSRLCNRAIAAMPMR, encoded by the exons ATGAGCAGTACCAATCCCCCTTCCGCGACCAGCCATGTTGCCCTCACACGCCATCCGCTGGAGCATGGATGCGGGCTCTCTGAATGGCGGTCCAGATGCAGAGGAACTGACTCCACGAGTTTAAAAAACGGGCTTCTTCAG GCATCAGCTCCATCCATCCCCTTGTGCTGCCTCTGCCCGATGTCGACGACGGTGCAGGAGCCGCCGCACGTCCTGGCCGTGGACGACAGCCTCGTCGACCGCGTCGTCATCTCCAGGCTCCTCCGCAGCTCCAAGTACAGAG TGACGACGGTGGACAGCGGGAAGAAGGCGCTGGAGGTGCTGAGCCTGGGCCACGAGAGCGTGCAGCTGATCATCACGGACTACTGCATGCCGGAGATGACCGGCTACGACCTGCTGAAGCGGGTCAAGGAGTCGGCAGAGCTGCGCGGCATCCCGGTGGTGATCATGTCGTCGGAGAACTCGCCGTCCAGGATCCGCCGGTGCCTCGACGAGGGCGCGGAGGAGTTCCTCATCAAGCCGGTGCGCCCCTCCGACGTCTCCCGCCTCTGCAACCGGGCCATCGCCGCCATGCCCATGCGGTAG